Proteins encoded together in one Marinobacter salsuginis window:
- a CDS encoding ABC transporter ATP-binding protein, which yields MTRLATEALIIDIPGRASGSPLNLAIEPGQVWGVLGPNGVGKTTLLHTLAGLREPRSGQLLLDDTPLHDIRRKIVSQRMGLVFQDRQDGFPATVLETALIGRHPWLSPWQMESGEDLAIAEKALGALDVIHLKDRLVNTLSGGERQRVAIATLMTQSPEIWLLDEPTNHLDLQHQTAVMKLLRQQAAEGKAIFMCLHDLNLAARWCDQILLLYPDGQACWGPARDMLVTSALESLFGQRLLSAELDGFPVFVPG from the coding sequence ATGACACGCCTGGCCACCGAAGCGCTGATCATCGATATTCCCGGGCGAGCCTCAGGCTCCCCCCTGAATCTGGCCATAGAGCCCGGGCAGGTCTGGGGCGTGCTTGGCCCCAACGGCGTGGGTAAAACCACCTTGCTCCATACCCTGGCAGGATTGCGGGAGCCCAGAAGCGGGCAACTGCTGCTCGACGACACCCCGCTACACGACATCCGCCGCAAGATTGTCTCGCAGCGGATGGGGCTGGTGTTCCAGGACCGGCAGGATGGATTCCCGGCCACGGTCCTTGAGACCGCCCTTATCGGCCGCCACCCCTGGTTATCCCCCTGGCAGATGGAGAGTGGCGAGGATCTCGCGATTGCCGAAAAAGCGCTGGGAGCGTTGGACGTCATCCACCTGAAGGATCGCCTGGTGAACACCCTCTCCGGCGGCGAACGCCAACGGGTCGCCATTGCCACCCTGATGACCCAAAGCCCGGAAATCTGGCTCCTCGACGAGCCGACCAATCACCTGGATTTACAACACCAGACCGCCGTTATGAAGCTGCTTCGCCAACAAGCGGCGGAGGGCAAGGCAATCTTCATGTGCCTGCACGACCTGAACCTGGCCGCCCGATGGTGCGACCAGATCCTCCTCCTGTACCCCGATGGCCAGGCCTGCTGGGGCCCGGCGCGCGACATGCTGGTAACCTCTGCACTTGAGAGCCTGTTTGGTCAGCGTTTGCTATCTGCCGAACTGGATGGCTTTCCGGTGTTTGTGCCGGGCTAG
- a CDS encoding sulfurtransferase, giving the protein MTSPLVTTDWLQENLDNDRLVLIDASMATVIGKEPIVYDQPVWIPGSYKIDLEGTLCDTESPQLHAFPTEDQFTQEVRRLGITPESMVVLYDNQGIYSAPRAWWILRSMGLDNVFVLDGGLPLWLAEGRETVSAPVQEAASSGSLSGRLDRERVRDSAFVYQHLDDEQVSVIDARSRARFLAQAPEPRPGVRGGRIPNSLNLPFTEVLDGYRFKPVSELKTTFNQLAPNLQPGNGHQLVFSCGSGITACIILLAAELAGYDQLSLYDGSWADWGSDESLPVA; this is encoded by the coding sequence ATGACGTCCCCACTTGTAACCACCGACTGGCTGCAGGAAAACCTCGATAACGACCGTTTGGTGTTGATCGACGCGAGTATGGCCACGGTGATTGGCAAGGAGCCGATCGTTTACGACCAGCCGGTGTGGATACCGGGGAGCTACAAGATCGACCTTGAAGGAACGCTCTGCGATACCGAATCGCCCCAGCTCCATGCGTTTCCAACCGAAGACCAGTTCACGCAGGAAGTGCGCAGACTGGGGATAACGCCCGAAAGCATGGTGGTGCTCTATGACAACCAGGGAATCTACTCAGCGCCCCGGGCCTGGTGGATTCTGCGGTCGATGGGCCTGGACAATGTTTTCGTGCTGGATGGTGGCCTGCCTCTGTGGCTGGCGGAGGGGCGTGAAACGGTGTCGGCTCCGGTTCAAGAAGCGGCTTCTTCCGGCTCCTTGTCGGGCCGTCTGGATCGTGAACGGGTTCGGGATTCCGCGTTCGTGTATCAGCACCTGGACGACGAGCAAGTCTCGGTAATTGATGCGAGATCCCGGGCGCGGTTCCTGGCTCAGGCCCCGGAGCCCCGCCCGGGCGTGCGCGGCGGCCGTATACCGAACTCTCTCAACCTGCCGTTTACCGAGGTGCTGGATGGTTACCGGTTCAAACCGGTCAGTGAGCTGAAAACAACGTTCAACCAGCTTGCGCCGAATCTTCAGCCTGGAAACGGGCATCAACTGGTGTTTTCCTGCGGCTCCGGCATCACCGCCTGCATCATTCTGCTGGCGGCGGAGCTGGCCGGGTATGACCAGCTCTCTCTATACGATGGTTCCTGGGCGGACTGGGGCAGCGACGAATCTCTGCCGGTGGCTTGA
- a CDS encoding cytochrome b, which produces MTLMDADDRYGAVSRAVHWIMAVLLLVMLASEVWFEALEHSLSEASLMAWHQSLGLTIFGLVIFRGLWRWLNRARLSPPAHWATMAKLGHLALYALMILMPLSGLATSLGEGDPVTFFGWTVFGYGPETEWLEESGEDVHELLANVLWVMIGLHVAAALAHQYLLGDRIMKRMA; this is translated from the coding sequence ATGACATTGATGGACGCTGACGACCGCTATGGTGCCGTTTCCCGGGCTGTGCACTGGATCATGGCGGTTCTGCTGCTGGTCATGCTTGCCAGCGAAGTCTGGTTTGAGGCTTTGGAACATTCCCTCTCCGAGGCGTCGTTGATGGCCTGGCACCAGAGCCTGGGCCTGACCATCTTCGGGCTGGTGATCTTTCGCGGCCTGTGGCGCTGGCTTAACCGGGCACGTCTGTCACCACCGGCACACTGGGCAACCATGGCCAAACTGGGACACCTGGCGCTTTACGCCCTGATGATTCTGATGCCGCTGTCAGGCCTGGCGACGTCCCTCGGTGAAGGCGATCCGGTTACCTTTTTCGGCTGGACAGTCTTTGGCTACGGTCCGGAAACGGAATGGCTGGAAGAGAGCGGCGAAGACGTGCACGAATTACTGGCCAACGTGTTGTGGGTAATGATTGGCCTACACGTGGCGGCTGCCCTGGCGCACCAGTACCTGCTGGGCGACCGAATCATGAAGCGCATGGCCTGA
- a CDS encoding response regulator: MSDSPTILVVDDHRDIRDLVGRYLQEHGLRVLLADGGDAMKRQLRQQSVDLVVLDIMMPGDDGLTLCRYLREHTELPVILLTAMSEETDRIVGLEMGADDYLTKPFNPRELLARIKAVLRRTTALPPQRSPMAGQCLTFEGWTLDVDRHQLIDPEGVEVSLSTAEYKLLLAFLEHAGRVLSRDQLMDLTLGREADAFDRSIDNHVSRLRRKIDPDARSPKLIKTIWGGGYQWIAPVEGAEQ; this comes from the coding sequence GTGAGCGACTCTCCCACCATTCTGGTCGTCGATGACCATCGAGACATTCGCGATCTGGTCGGCCGCTATCTGCAGGAGCATGGTCTGCGGGTGCTGCTGGCGGATGGCGGCGATGCCATGAAGCGCCAGCTGCGACAGCAGTCCGTCGATCTGGTTGTGCTGGACATCATGATGCCCGGCGACGATGGCCTCACCCTCTGCCGTTACCTTCGCGAGCACACCGAATTGCCGGTGATACTGCTCACTGCCATGAGCGAGGAAACCGATCGCATCGTCGGCCTGGAAATGGGCGCAGACGATTACCTCACCAAACCCTTCAACCCCCGAGAGCTGTTGGCGCGCATAAAAGCGGTTCTGCGCCGGACCACAGCGCTACCACCGCAACGCAGCCCCATGGCCGGGCAGTGCCTGACGTTCGAAGGCTGGACGCTGGATGTGGACCGTCATCAGCTCATCGATCCCGAGGGTGTCGAAGTTTCACTGAGTACCGCCGAATATAAACTGTTGCTCGCCTTCCTGGAGCACGCCGGCCGCGTGTTGTCCCGCGATCAGCTGATGGATCTGACCCTCGGCAGAGAGGCGGATGCCTTTGATCGAAGCATTGATAATCATGTCAGCCGCCTGCGCCGAAAGATCGATCCGGACGCCCGCAGCCCCAAGCTGATCAAGACGATCTGGGGCGGTGGCTACCAGTGGATCGCACCGGTCGAAGGGGCTGAGCAATGA
- a CDS encoding sensor histidine kinase, whose amino-acid sequence MRLWPRRAGGQLALLLILVLLVAQVITIVILAGERQGALRSAGLEHVLQRVSDGYTLADTTDPERQERILRALSSPTLRLSIDPEPYLTEDQASGMTRRLAGELGLPVEQVRTAMEADEDDCRPDRDDHRKRERHDDEDDEHHEYDEHRDERHECPPVLGVSLAMSSGQWFNAQARPPAPSWLWLKATLTSVGITAVLLTLTLLLAVRRILRPMNELSRAAHAFGRGEKVRVPEKGPEDVREVTRAFNQMQDQVGRAQEDRARLLAALAHDLRTPITSMRLRVEMLPEGEDRDRLLDALREMQHLAEATLDFIRGSTTEQHRRYDLATLLDSLCGDLQEMGLAVHCEESPRCVLQGQPEAVKRALRNLIENAVNYGEQAEVTLATTDTEAVVTIVDQGPGIPEVERERVFEPFYRLEHSRSRETGGAGLGLAIARTLIRGMGGDIHFDAGPDGKGLKVSVTLPL is encoded by the coding sequence ATGAGACTCTGGCCAAGGCGCGCCGGTGGGCAGCTGGCGCTGTTGCTGATTCTGGTGCTGCTGGTGGCCCAGGTTATCACCATCGTTATTCTGGCGGGTGAACGCCAGGGTGCGCTGCGCAGTGCGGGCCTGGAACACGTCCTCCAACGGGTTTCTGATGGCTACACCTTGGCTGATACCACGGATCCGGAACGTCAGGAGCGTATCCTGCGGGCACTCTCCAGCCCGACCCTGCGGCTTTCCATCGATCCTGAGCCCTATCTGACCGAGGACCAGGCCTCCGGCATGACGCGCCGGCTGGCCGGGGAGCTGGGGTTGCCCGTTGAGCAGGTTCGAACGGCTATGGAGGCGGACGAGGATGACTGCCGGCCCGATCGCGATGACCACCGGAAACGTGAGCGGCATGACGATGAGGATGATGAGCACCATGAATATGACGAACATCGGGATGAACGGCATGAATGCCCCCCAGTCCTGGGGGTTTCCCTGGCCATGTCCTCTGGCCAGTGGTTCAACGCCCAAGCGAGGCCACCAGCGCCTTCCTGGCTCTGGCTAAAGGCCACGCTCACCAGCGTCGGGATTACCGCCGTGCTGCTCACGCTGACCCTGTTGCTGGCGGTCCGTCGAATTCTGAGGCCAATGAATGAGCTGAGCCGGGCCGCCCATGCATTCGGACGGGGGGAGAAAGTCCGGGTTCCAGAAAAAGGGCCCGAGGATGTTCGTGAGGTTACCCGCGCCTTCAACCAGATGCAGGACCAGGTTGGCCGCGCCCAGGAAGACCGGGCAAGACTGCTGGCGGCTCTGGCCCATGACCTCAGGACACCCATCACCTCCATGCGGCTGCGGGTGGAAATGCTGCCGGAAGGCGAGGACAGGGATCGCCTTCTGGATGCCCTCCGGGAGATGCAGCATCTGGCCGAGGCCACCCTCGACTTCATCCGGGGCAGCACCACCGAACAGCACCGCCGCTATGATCTGGCCACCCTGCTGGACAGTCTATGTGGCGATCTCCAGGAAATGGGCCTGGCGGTTCACTGCGAAGAAAGCCCGAGATGTGTTCTCCAGGGACAGCCCGAGGCCGTCAAACGTGCCCTGCGCAATTTGATTGAGAACGCGGTTAATTATGGCGAGCAGGCTGAAGTAACACTGGCAACAACGGACACCGAAGCGGTTGTGACGATTGTTGATCAGGGGCCGGGTATTCCTGAAGTGGAACGGGAACGGGTTTTCGAACCCTTTTACCGGTTGGAACACTCGCGCAGCCGTGAGACCGGTGGCGCTGGCCTCGGTCTGGCCATCGCCCGCACGCTGATCCGGGGTATGGGCGGCGACATCCATTTTGACGCCGGCCCAGACGGCAAAGGCCTCAAGG